Proteins co-encoded in one Bacillus infantis NRRL B-14911 genomic window:
- the liaG gene encoding LiaG family protein — MKKIILLFLVITGLYLAFTSFSHFSWLGLGANGKEKASAERVSRIEVNVSGVETTIIQEERDTVEAVLDGKGEVNVKKNGRTIKVDYKRKWPHWFGGFEKTELSIYIPQDYDKDLDINLGSGDFDFAGNEPIKLRDVSLDMSSGDVMLGDLQVREFELNGASGELFISSLKAEEADLEISSGSTIIDSLEGKLEAGIASGELGIKMKKLAAPIDLDVSSGDVQLDLPDSASFTLDAHYSSGDIHADVPMDQKEVKDNRISGFNKEGKHEIKVDVSSGDVSIY, encoded by the coding sequence ATGAAAAAAATCATTCTGTTATTCCTGGTTATCACCGGTCTTTACCTGGCCTTTACAAGCTTCAGCCATTTCAGCTGGCTGGGCCTGGGCGCAAACGGAAAGGAAAAAGCTTCAGCCGAGCGGGTAAGCCGGATTGAAGTAAATGTGTCAGGAGTAGAGACAACTATCATCCAGGAAGAAAGAGATACCGTTGAAGCCGTTCTGGATGGCAAGGGTGAAGTGAACGTGAAGAAAAACGGCAGGACAATAAAGGTCGATTATAAACGAAAATGGCCTCACTGGTTCGGCGGCTTTGAAAAGACAGAGCTCAGCATTTATATCCCTCAAGACTATGACAAAGATCTGGACATCAATCTCGGCTCCGGAGATTTTGATTTTGCCGGCAATGAACCGATAAAGCTGCGGGACGTCTCTCTGGATATGAGCTCAGGAGATGTTATGCTCGGAGACCTTCAAGTCCGGGAATTTGAGCTTAACGGCGCATCTGGAGAACTATTCATCTCTTCATTGAAAGCAGAAGAAGCAGACCTTGAAATCAGTTCAGGCAGCACCATCATTGACAGCTTAGAAGGAAAACTTGAGGCCGGCATCGCATCAGGAGAGCTCGGCATCAAAATGAAAAAGCTTGCGGCACCTATCGACCTGGATGTCAGCTCAGGCGATGTCCAGCTCGATTTGCCTGATAGTGCCAGCTTTACACTTGATGCCCATTACAGCAGCGGTGACATTCATGCAGATGTCCCCATGGACCAAAAAGAAGTGAAAGACAACCGCATAAGCGGCTTCAATAAGGAAGGCAAACATGAAATCAAAGTTGATGTTTCCAGCGGTGATGTCAGCATTTATTAA
- a CDS encoding exonuclease domain-containing protein — protein sequence MGFESMFQMMKGLPGKLNSGVFGGMQGGQNSQQQAFLRRLHKEIRAEEALSVPLDRMEAIVMDIETTGFFPDQGDEIISIGAVKIENGTINEDKKFYSLIRYEKTLSPQIEQLTGLRGSQLKEAPPLPEVLIEFFKFCEARTIIAHHARHEKSFLQNASWKHFKAPLKHRIIDTSFLYRIAEPELNLQRLEDLCSHNGIPVMERHHALEDARLAAELWCCYISKVRDKGCMTLKDVYERVASL from the coding sequence ATGGGCTTTGAAAGCATGTTTCAAATGATGAAAGGGCTGCCGGGGAAGCTGAATTCCGGTGTATTCGGGGGGATGCAGGGCGGGCAGAATTCCCAGCAGCAGGCCTTCCTGCGCAGACTGCATAAAGAAATACGGGCAGAGGAAGCGCTGTCGGTGCCGCTTGACAGGATGGAAGCTATCGTCATGGATATTGAAACAACTGGTTTTTTTCCTGATCAGGGAGATGAGATTATTTCTATAGGGGCGGTCAAGATAGAGAATGGAACCATAAATGAGGATAAGAAGTTTTATTCCCTGATCAGATATGAAAAAACACTCTCACCTCAGATTGAACAGCTTACAGGCCTAAGGGGCTCCCAGCTTAAGGAGGCGCCCCCGCTGCCTGAAGTGCTGATAGAGTTCTTCAAATTCTGCGAAGCGCGGACCATCATAGCGCATCATGCCCGTCATGAGAAGAGCTTCCTGCAGAATGCGAGCTGGAAGCATTTTAAGGCTCCTCTTAAGCACAGAATTATAGATACCTCTTTCCTGTACCGGATTGCCGAGCCGGAGCTTAACCTGCAGAGGCTGGAGGACCTGTGCAGCCACAACGGCATTCCGGTCATGGAGCGGCACCATGCTTTGGAGGATGCCCGGCTGGCTGCCGAGCTATGGTGCTGTTATATAAGCAAGGTCCGGGATAAGGGTTGTATGACCCTGAAAGATGTATATGAAAGGGTTGCTTCATTATAG
- the hxlB gene encoding 6-phospho-3-hexuloisomerase, with amino-acid sequence MDTIEYLKKILNELEHAAEAIDPGQAEALASQILESGKVFTAGAGRSGFMAKSFAMRLMHMGVDAYVIGETVTPGFEENDLLIIGSGSGETKSLVSMAEKARSIGGKIAAATIVPDSSIASLADITVKMPGATKDQNEGGLSTIQPMGSLFEQSLLLLYDAIILRVMEKKGLDSAKMFGRHANLE; translated from the coding sequence ATGGATACTATAGAATACCTGAAAAAGATTCTGAACGAGCTGGAACATGCGGCTGAAGCGATTGACCCAGGGCAGGCGGAAGCACTCGCAAGCCAGATACTCGAATCCGGAAAAGTGTTCACAGCAGGCGCCGGCAGGTCAGGATTCATGGCAAAATCCTTTGCCATGAGGCTCATGCATATGGGGGTCGACGCCTATGTCATCGGCGAAACCGTCACGCCGGGCTTCGAGGAGAATGATCTGCTGATCATCGGGTCGGGCTCCGGAGAGACAAAGAGCCTCGTTTCCATGGCTGAAAAAGCCAGGTCGATCGGCGGCAAAATAGCAGCCGCTACAATCGTCCCTGACTCATCCATCGCCAGCCTCGCTGACATCACTGTCAAAATGCCTGGCGCGACAAAGGATCAGAACGAAGGCGGGCTTTCCACCATCCAGCCGATGGGATCACTGTTCGAGCAGTCCCTTCTCCTGCTTTATGATGCCATCATCCTTCGCGTCATGGAGAAAAAAGGCCTTGATTCAGCCAAAATGTTTG
- the fdhF gene encoding formate dehydrogenase subunit alpha, whose product MSDLPDTYQVKLNGAEVKVAAGDETTILQLLQNSSVEVPNVCYHPSLGPIETCDTCIVSVNGELVRSCSTKLNDGDIIDTVSADVKEAQVIGMDRILTNHELYCTVCDYNNGGCEVHNTVKEMKINHQSVPFAQKPYPADNSHPFYRYDPDQCILCGRCVEACQDVQVTETLTIDWEREKPRVIWDNDVPINESSCVSCGHCSTVCPCNAMLEKGMEGEAGYLTGIAKQTLRPMIEITKNVETGYGSILAISDMEAAMRDERIKKTKTVCTYCGVGCSFDVWTKGREILKVDPQPEAPANGISTCVKGKFGWDFVNSEERLTKPLIREGEFFREAEWDEAISLIARRFTEIKNEHGAQAMSFISSSKCTNEESFLMQKLGRAVIGTNNIDNCSRYCQTPATVGLFRTVGYGGDAGSIRDIQMSDLVLIIGSNTAESHPVLSTRVKRSHKLGGQKLIVADLRKHEMADRADLFVQPKAGTDIVWLSAVAKYIIDNGMADEEFLAEKVNGLDEFTKNLEKYTMEYAAEVTGIALEQLIDMAEMIGRAKSVCALWAMGITQHMGGSDASTAISNLLLVTGNYAKPGAGAYPLRGHNNVQGASDFGSMPNMFPGYQEVADPEIRKKYELAWGTELPGEPGLNNHEMVEGIHAGTLKAMYLKGEDMGLVDSNINHVHAAFEKLDFFVVQDIFLSKTAEFADVVLPASPSLEKEGTFTNTERRIQRLYQALEPLGDSKPDWQIIMEIANSLGAGWNYTHPSEIMEEASRLMPLYSGVTYERLEGYNSLQWPVAEDGQDTPLLYTERFPFEDGRARLVPVDWTKPLEFEEEYDLHINNGRLLEHFHEGNMTYRSKGISEKTPSVFLEVSPELAEERGLESGTLVRLSSPYGNVKVQCHITDRVKGKEVYLPMNDRGEAAINLLTSSYADKDTDTPAYKEIRAKMEILKAKGEDPLPRINHRYGNPQPQIGVQVQKKWARKDYIFPGDLVKKEREHG is encoded by the coding sequence ATGAGTGATTTGCCTGATACATACCAAGTAAAACTAAATGGTGCTGAAGTGAAGGTGGCGGCAGGTGATGAGACAACCATCCTTCAGCTATTGCAGAACTCATCGGTGGAGGTGCCGAATGTGTGCTATCACCCGAGCCTCGGGCCGATTGAAACATGTGATACCTGCATCGTCAGTGTGAATGGGGAGCTTGTCAGGTCATGCTCAACCAAGCTCAACGATGGGGATATCATTGATACGGTATCAGCGGATGTAAAGGAAGCACAGGTTATCGGGATGGACCGCATCCTGACCAATCATGAGCTTTACTGCACAGTATGCGATTATAATAACGGCGGATGCGAAGTACATAACACAGTCAAAGAAATGAAAATCAACCATCAGAGCGTCCCTTTTGCACAGAAACCGTATCCTGCGGATAATTCCCATCCTTTCTACCGGTATGATCCGGATCAGTGCATCCTTTGCGGACGCTGTGTGGAAGCATGCCAGGATGTGCAGGTGACAGAGACGCTGACAATCGACTGGGAACGTGAAAAACCAAGGGTCATCTGGGATAATGATGTCCCAATCAATGAGTCTTCTTGTGTTTCATGCGGACACTGTTCAACCGTCTGTCCGTGCAATGCCATGCTGGAAAAAGGCATGGAAGGGGAAGCCGGCTATTTAACCGGTATTGCCAAGCAGACGCTCCGGCCGATGATCGAAATCACTAAAAATGTCGAGACAGGGTACGGATCAATTCTTGCCATCTCAGATATGGAAGCCGCGATGCGCGATGAGCGGATTAAAAAAACGAAAACGGTCTGCACGTACTGCGGAGTGGGCTGCAGCTTTGATGTCTGGACAAAGGGCCGTGAAATCCTGAAGGTGGATCCGCAGCCGGAAGCCCCTGCAAATGGAATTTCCACGTGTGTGAAAGGGAAGTTCGGCTGGGATTTTGTCAATAGCGAAGAGCGCCTGACAAAGCCGTTGATCCGGGAAGGAGAATTCTTCAGGGAGGCGGAATGGGATGAAGCCATCAGCCTGATTGCCCGCCGTTTCACCGAAATTAAAAATGAACATGGGGCACAGGCCATGAGCTTCATTTCTTCCTCTAAATGTACAAATGAGGAGTCTTTTCTGATGCAGAAGCTTGGCCGTGCAGTAATTGGAACAAATAACATCGATAACTGCTCCAGATACTGCCAGACTCCTGCGACCGTCGGGCTGTTCAGGACGGTCGGCTATGGCGGGGATGCAGGCAGCATCCGGGATATCCAAATGTCAGATCTTGTCCTTATTATAGGTTCCAATACAGCAGAATCCCATCCTGTCCTCTCCACCAGGGTGAAGAGGTCGCATAAACTTGGCGGCCAGAAACTGATTGTGGCAGACCTGCGGAAGCATGAAATGGCCGACAGGGCCGATCTGTTCGTGCAGCCTAAGGCAGGCACTGATATTGTCTGGCTGTCAGCTGTGGCCAAATATATTATTGACAATGGCATGGCAGATGAAGAGTTCCTTGCTGAAAAAGTAAACGGACTGGATGAATTCACGAAGAATCTGGAAAAGTACACGATGGAGTATGCGGCTGAAGTGACGGGCATTGCGCTGGAACAGCTGATTGATATGGCAGAAATGATCGGCAGGGCAAAATCTGTCTGCGCACTCTGGGCGATGGGCATCACCCAGCATATGGGCGGCAGTGATGCCAGTACAGCCATCTCTAATCTTCTGCTTGTCACTGGCAACTATGCAAAGCCGGGTGCAGGGGCTTACCCGCTTAGAGGACATAACAATGTCCAGGGGGCGAGCGATTTCGGCAGCATGCCGAATATGTTCCCGGGATACCAGGAAGTCGCCGATCCTGAGATCAGGAAGAAGTATGAGCTGGCATGGGGAACAGAGCTTCCGGGCGAGCCAGGGCTCAATAACCACGAAATGGTGGAAGGCATTCACGCCGGCACCCTTAAGGCCATGTACCTGAAGGGTGAAGATATGGGACTCGTTGATTCAAATATCAATCATGTGCATGCTGCGTTTGAGAAGCTTGATTTCTTCGTGGTCCAGGATATTTTCCTCAGCAAGACGGCGGAGTTCGCCGATGTTGTCCTTCCTGCAAGTCCGAGCCTTGAAAAGGAAGGGACATTCACCAATACCGAGCGCAGGATCCAAAGACTGTACCAGGCTCTTGAACCGCTTGGGGACTCAAAGCCTGACTGGCAGATCATCATGGAAATTGCCAACAGCCTTGGAGCAGGCTGGAACTACACGCATCCATCTGAAATCATGGAAGAAGCCTCCAGGCTGATGCCTTTATATTCCGGTGTGACGTATGAAAGGCTTGAAGGATATAACAGTCTGCAATGGCCGGTGGCGGAGGATGGGCAGGATACCCCGCTTTTATATACAGAAAGGTTCCCGTTTGAAGATGGCAGGGCAAGGCTCGTGCCGGTCGATTGGACGAAGCCGCTGGAGTTTGAGGAAGAGTATGATCTCCATATCAATAATGGGCGCCTTCTTGAGCATTTCCATGAAGGCAATATGACGTACCGTTCCAAAGGAATCAGCGAGAAGACACCAAGCGTGTTCCTGGAGGTATCTCCGGAGCTTGCAGAAGAGCGCGGACTGGAAAGCGGCACGCTTGTAAGGCTTTCATCTCCTTATGGGAATGTGAAGGTGCAATGCCATATCACCGACAGGGTAAAAGGGAAGGAAGTGTACCTTCCGATGAATGACAGGGGAGAGGCTGCCATCAATCTGCTGACAAGCAGCTACGCAGATAAAGATACAGATACGCCGGCTTATAAAGAAATCCGGGCAAAAATGGAGATCCTGAAGGCCAAGGGCGAAGATCCGCTTCCTAGAATCAACCACCGCTACGGAAACCCGCAGCCGCAGATTGGTGTACAGGTCCAGAAAAAGTGGGCACGGAAGGATTATATTTTCCCGGGAGATCTTGTGAAAAAGGAGCGAGAACATGGCTAA
- a CDS encoding ammonium transporter, whose amino-acid sequence MDTTFLMNSLWVMVSAVLVIFMLGGFIMLEAGSTRMKNAGHIAGKTIFTFGLASLVFWAVGFGFIFGDNGNFFTGLSHFFYSGYEIEGMSLSSSVFFLFQLAFAGISITIALGGFAERAKLSIYLIFTILFSALVYPVVAHWIWGGGWLAEHGKQDFAGSTVVHLTGAMAALAATLLLKPRIGKYNKDGSANNIYGHNQVFTALGVLILWIGWFGFNAGSTVSVDGAFFGFVALNTNLAAGAGAVAALLISWVVLGKSDITTMLNGALAGLVAITASCAFVDTWAAVLIGFVAGILVFYSVRFFEKLRIDDPIYALSVHGAAGVWGTLSTGFFATPELATVGQPGLFYGGGFTQLGVQFMGVAVSALYAFAVSFVILLIAKKVMNGLRVSEEEEIMGLDVSEHGSYGYPEVFLSKDNKLSS is encoded by the coding sequence GTGGATACAACTTTTTTGATGAACAGTTTATGGGTCATGGTTAGTGCAGTCCTGGTCATCTTCATGCTTGGCGGATTCATTATGCTGGAGGCCGGGTCTACACGAATGAAAAATGCCGGCCATATCGCGGGGAAGACCATTTTTACATTCGGGCTTGCCTCACTCGTTTTTTGGGCTGTCGGCTTTGGATTTATTTTTGGCGACAACGGCAATTTCTTTACAGGTTTATCGCACTTTTTTTATTCAGGATATGAAATTGAAGGAATGAGTCTTTCCTCATCAGTATTTTTCCTCTTCCAGCTTGCTTTTGCAGGAATCTCCATCACGATTGCCCTCGGCGGCTTCGCAGAAAGGGCAAAACTTTCAATCTATCTGATATTTACGATTCTGTTTTCAGCACTTGTCTATCCGGTGGTTGCCCATTGGATCTGGGGCGGGGGATGGCTGGCTGAACATGGGAAGCAGGATTTTGCCGGCTCAACTGTCGTTCACCTGACAGGGGCGATGGCGGCATTGGCAGCGACCCTCCTTCTTAAACCAAGAATCGGCAAATATAATAAAGATGGCTCTGCCAATAATATTTACGGACATAACCAGGTATTCACTGCCCTTGGGGTCTTGATCCTTTGGATTGGCTGGTTCGGATTCAATGCAGGAAGCACCGTTTCTGTTGACGGAGCATTCTTTGGATTTGTTGCCCTGAATACCAATCTTGCTGCAGGAGCAGGGGCGGTCGCAGCGCTCCTGATCTCATGGGTGGTTCTCGGCAAATCGGATATTACGACAATGCTGAATGGCGCCCTGGCTGGCCTTGTTGCCATAACAGCATCCTGTGCCTTCGTTGACACATGGGCAGCTGTACTGATTGGGTTTGTTGCGGGAATACTCGTTTTCTATAGTGTCCGATTCTTCGAGAAACTGAGAATTGATGATCCGATATACGCCCTTTCTGTCCATGGAGCTGCAGGGGTATGGGGCACATTGTCAACCGGATTCTTTGCCACCCCGGAATTGGCTACAGTCGGCCAGCCTGGATTATTCTACGGAGGAGGATTCACACAGCTGGGAGTCCAATTCATGGGTGTTGCTGTATCTGCCCTCTATGCTTTTGCCGTATCATTTGTCATCCTTCTTATAGCAAAGAAGGTTATGAATGGCTTGCGTGTATCTGAGGAAGAAGAAATTATGGGCCTTGATGTCAGTGAGCATGGCAGCTATGGATACCCGGAGGTTTTCCTTTCGAAAGATAATAAATTATCTTCATGA
- a CDS encoding C39 family peptidase: protein MKKAMIAAVIVLAGCSDSSGAEEEAVSRPAEEQTAEQMMIDAPHISQKPELMRGCEVTTLAMLLQDAGVSVDKMTLSEEIKRVPFEENGVRGNIHEGFVGNMKTMDEPGLGVYHEPVAELAENYLPGKIKDMTGESFDSVLAQVEDGRPVWVIVTSTFDKLPESEWETWETESGPVKVTYSMHSVLVTGFDEQNLYVNDPLDKKNRKLPREEFIAGWEQIGKQAITYEKAAD from the coding sequence TTGAAAAAAGCAATGATAGCTGCAGTTATTGTGCTTGCCGGCTGTTCTGACAGCAGCGGTGCCGAAGAAGAAGCTGTCTCCAGGCCAGCAGAGGAGCAGACAGCCGAGCAGATGATGATCGATGCCCCGCATATTTCCCAGAAGCCTGAGCTGATGAGGGGCTGCGAAGTGACAACTCTTGCCATGCTGCTCCAGGATGCTGGTGTCTCTGTTGACAAAATGACCCTATCCGAGGAAATCAAGCGGGTGCCTTTCGAGGAAAACGGTGTCCGCGGCAACATCCATGAAGGATTCGTCGGCAATATGAAGACAATGGATGAGCCTGGCCTTGGCGTTTATCATGAACCGGTCGCCGAACTGGCAGAAAACTATCTGCCGGGGAAAATAAAAGACATGACAGGTGAAAGCTTTGACTCTGTACTGGCGCAGGTCGAAGATGGCCGCCCTGTCTGGGTCATCGTCACCAGCACCTTCGATAAACTTCCTGAAAGCGAATGGGAAACATGGGAGACCGAAAGCGGACCTGTCAAAGTCACCTACAGCATGCATTCAGTCCTTGTCACAGGATTTGATGAACAAAACCTCTATGTTAATGACCCTCTCGACAAAAAAAACCGCAAGCTCCCGCGGGAAGAGTTCATAGCCGGCTGGGAGCAGATTGGAAAGCAGGCCATTACTTATGAGAAAGCGGCAGATTAA
- a CDS encoding winged helix-turn-helix transcriptional regulator, which translates to MSRMLDKTFNCEKELTLSVIGGKWKMIILWHLGKEGTKRFGELKALIPGITQRMLVNQLRELEEDAIVHREVYPVVPPKVEYSLTEQGRTLMPILDSMYSWGKNYMETVINSGQDPDQTAK; encoded by the coding sequence ATGTCCCGCATGCTGGATAAAACCTTTAACTGCGAAAAAGAACTGACTCTTTCCGTGATTGGCGGTAAGTGGAAAATGATTATTTTATGGCACCTGGGCAAAGAAGGCACCAAACGATTTGGCGAACTCAAAGCCCTTATACCGGGCATCACCCAGCGTATGCTCGTCAACCAGCTGCGCGAGCTGGAGGAAGATGCAATCGTCCACCGCGAAGTTTATCCTGTCGTGCCGCCAAAGGTCGAATATTCCCTTACTGAACAGGGCAGGACGCTCATGCCAATCCTGGACAGCATGTACAGCTGGGGGAAAAATTATATGGAAACCGTCATAAACTCTGGCCAGGATCCCGATCAGACTGCAAAATGA
- a CDS encoding aminoglycoside adenylyltransferase domain-containing protein produces the protein MGNGFYLIMEEYMELADRYLPGRLEGLYIHGSAALGAYLPGKSDIDFIAVTKGVLSQEEADRLIRVHGELAFKHQSPELDGCYIIWDDLGSLAAESRYIYNGGEFKEGAPFNPVMWRILKDHGVRLRGPDISDLSIPVREEDLAEYIRENSQSYWRKRTEAMKADPKRIMALPAEMIYEELEWSILGLLRQFYTIRENGITSKAGAGKYGLMNMPEKWHSVIELALLVRKGNTPPEAPELDMITDALQLMDHLSSSILKEKKGLPS, from the coding sequence TTGGGAAATGGATTTTATCTGATAATGGAAGAGTATATGGAACTGGCCGACCGTTATCTGCCAGGCAGGCTGGAAGGCCTGTATATCCATGGCTCTGCCGCGCTCGGAGCTTATCTGCCGGGCAAAAGCGATATTGACTTTATTGCGGTAACAAAAGGTGTCTTAAGTCAGGAGGAAGCAGATCGGCTTATCAGGGTCCATGGAGAGCTTGCTTTTAAGCATCAATCTCCAGAACTGGATGGCTGCTATATCATATGGGACGACCTTGGCAGTCTTGCAGCGGAATCCCGCTATATCTATAATGGCGGAGAATTTAAAGAGGGCGCGCCCTTTAACCCGGTCATGTGGAGAATCTTAAAAGATCATGGAGTCAGATTAAGGGGCCCAGACATTTCAGATCTTTCTATCCCTGTTCGGGAGGAGGACCTGGCTGAATATATCAGGGAGAACAGCCAGTCGTACTGGCGGAAAAGAACGGAGGCAATGAAAGCTGACCCGAAAAGAATTATGGCGCTTCCGGCAGAGATGATTTATGAAGAGCTGGAGTGGAGCATACTGGGCCTGCTGCGGCAGTTTTATACCATTCGGGAGAACGGGATCACCTCCAAAGCAGGGGCAGGGAAATATGGGCTCATGAATATGCCGGAAAAATGGCATTCAGTGATTGAATTGGCTCTGCTTGTCCGAAAGGGGAATACACCTCCGGAAGCACCGGAACTAGATATGATCACGGATGCGCTTCAGCTGATGGATCATTTATCTTCGTCCATCCTGAAAGAAAAGAAGGGCCTACCTTCCTAA
- the hxlA gene encoding 3-hexulose-6-phosphate synthase, translated as MELQLALDLVNIPEAIELVKEVEEHIDVVEIGTPVVINEGLKAVKEVKEAFPNLKVLADLKIMDAAGYEVMKASEAGADIITILGAAEDESIKGAVEEAKKQGKKILVDMIAVKDLEGRAKELDELGVDYICVHTGYDLQAVGQNSFEDLKTIKSVVKNAKTAIAGGIKLETLPEVVKAQPDLVIVGGGITSQDDKKAAASKMQEIIKQG; from the coding sequence ATGGAATTACAATTAGCATTAGACCTGGTAAACATTCCTGAAGCAATCGAGTTGGTGAAAGAAGTAGAGGAGCATATCGATGTCGTTGAAATCGGCACTCCTGTTGTTATAAATGAAGGCCTCAAAGCCGTTAAAGAAGTAAAGGAAGCATTCCCTAACCTGAAAGTGCTTGCCGACCTGAAGATCATGGATGCAGCAGGATATGAAGTCATGAAGGCATCTGAAGCTGGCGCAGACATCATCACGATCCTCGGCGCTGCTGAAGACGAGTCCATCAAAGGGGCCGTAGAAGAGGCGAAAAAGCAAGGCAAAAAAATCCTTGTTGATATGATTGCCGTCAAGGACCTTGAAGGGCGCGCAAAAGAACTGGACGAGCTCGGCGTTGACTATATTTGCGTACACACCGGCTATGACCTGCAAGCTGTGGGCCAGAACTCTTTTGAAGATCTAAAAACAATTAAAAGCGTTGTAAAAAATGCCAAAACAGCCATCGCGGGCGGAATCAAGCTTGAGACCCTTCCGGAAGTGGTCAAGGCTCAGCCGGATCTGGTCATCGTAGGCGGTGGCATCACCAGCCAGGACGATAAAAAAGCAGCTGCAAGCAAAATGCAGGAAATCATCAAGCAAGGGTAA
- a CDS encoding putative nucleotidyltransferase substrate binding domain-containing protein, whose translation MQDFQSYAEIREWKDSRIFMAAASTSKINEIHDEAMKYVFRQSVQKVRKGPDESDFVWFVTGSGGRLEQGVISDQDHGIVFTGGEEEAAYFQELGQELSYGLNETGYPYCEGKVMSSNPLWRRTAEAWKEQLERWIEEESWESIRYLQIFYDARALEGSGVYISELKSYVHTKMMAGPRLLKRLAENSMHIKPAVGPLGQILVEEKGKFEGFIDLKQTAFLPYVNSIRLLAMKEGFFETSTLERISRLAEKAEYKDALEKAERNFRLLLACRESIFSSARSYEASHYLNVRNLPREERAELRNILKGGKKLHQFVQAKIEKGVQ comes from the coding sequence TTGCAGGATTTTCAGTCATATGCAGAAATCAGGGAATGGAAGGACAGCCGGATCTTCATGGCTGCCGCCAGTACATCCAAAATAAATGAAATCCATGATGAAGCGATGAAATACGTGTTCAGGCAGTCTGTGCAAAAGGTTAGAAAAGGGCCGGATGAATCGGATTTTGTCTGGTTTGTGACCGGCAGCGGAGGCAGGCTGGAGCAGGGTGTCATCAGTGACCAGGATCACGGCATTGTTTTTACCGGGGGGGAAGAGGAAGCAGCGTACTTTCAGGAACTGGGGCAAGAGCTGTCATATGGCCTGAATGAAACGGGATATCCCTATTGTGAAGGCAAGGTGATGAGCAGCAACCCTTTATGGCGGAGAACAGCGGAAGCCTGGAAAGAGCAGCTGGAGCGATGGATTGAGGAGGAGAGCTGGGAGTCGATCCGGTATCTGCAGATTTTTTATGATGCGAGGGCCCTGGAAGGAAGCGGAGTGTATATCAGTGAGCTTAAATCTTATGTGCACACTAAGATGATGGCAGGTCCCAGACTTTTAAAAAGGCTTGCAGAGAATAGCATGCATATAAAACCGGCTGTTGGTCCCCTGGGCCAGATCCTTGTTGAGGAAAAAGGAAAATTTGAGGGCTTCATAGACTTGAAGCAGACTGCTTTCCTTCCCTATGTTAACAGCATCCGTCTATTGGCGATGAAGGAAGGGTTTTTTGAAACCTCCACACTTGAAAGAATCAGCAGGCTTGCGGAAAAGGCAGAGTATAAGGATGCGCTGGAAAAGGCAGAGCGCAATTTCCGCCTTCTGCTGGCCTGCAGGGAATCCATTTTCTCCAGTGCCCGCTCTTATGAGGCTTCACACTACTTGAATGTAAGAAACCTTCCAAGGGAAGAACGGGCGGAGCTCCGCAATATCCTGAAGGGCGGAAAAAAGCTGCACCAATTTGTACAGGCCAAGATTGAAAAGGGTGTCCAATAA
- a CDS encoding helical membrane plugin domain-containing protein, with protein MAKAITHIQRKTLSEEEKRKKDLMEVEDALIDNKEAILESLKVMRNMHDRGVLSLLSGLFGQGDKVLDILVRAADKPETSNTLKNLLLMGGTLGMINVKQLEPFLLKIDSGIARVAEAGDTQEKTSFFDLARSLKDPEVNRAVTLLLTFLKGMGQETKELERNTQLPQEQIEEQRKQEE; from the coding sequence ATGGCTAAAGCGATCACGCACATCCAGCGCAAGACATTAAGCGAGGAAGAAAAGCGTAAAAAAGATCTGATGGAAGTGGAAGATGCCCTGATTGATAATAAAGAAGCCATCCTGGAGTCGCTCAAGGTCATGAGGAATATGCATGACCGGGGGGTGCTTTCCCTGCTCAGCGGACTGTTTGGCCAGGGAGACAAAGTCCTCGACATCCTTGTCAGGGCGGCTGACAAGCCGGAAACCTCGAACACATTGAAGAATTTGCTCCTGATGGGCGGTACACTGGGCATGATCAATGTCAAACAGCTGGAGCCGTTTCTGCTTAAAATCGACTCAGGCATTGCCAGGGTGGCGGAAGCAGGAGATACTCAGGAAAAAACAAGCTTTTTTGATCTGGCCAGATCTCTCAAGGATCCTGAAGTCAACAGGGCCGTCACCCTGCTGCTGACCTTCCTGAAAGGAATGGGACAGGAAACGAAGGAGCTGGAGCGGAATACCCAGCTTCCGCAGGAACAAATCGAAGAGCAGAGGAAGCAAGAAGAGTGA